The Nitrospira sp. KM1 genome includes a window with the following:
- a CDS encoding nitrogen regulation protein NR(II): MFRPIPEAPFFRRAPFRLIASIPFVVAIGAIVIVLLSVEVFASLSRRDVIFMAVFLALSTAVSTAALISFLHFANTKRTLEEVKGLARNILQSIPTGILTVNRSGIVTAVNPTAEAVLKRHAADLLGNSYESVFPGGEIIREALHGALRNHQHMSQRDVPYEGPNGRLHTIRVSTVELVGDDRQPAGILLQAQDVTEWLGLEQRVRVAEKLAAIHTLSAGVAHELRNPLSAMDLNLHLLEQELREPAPVASRTAHYLEVLNAECRRLSAILDNFMRFARPSSVDTREVDVQQVIEHIVALMQLEAQEHKIRLDYTIEKDLPPVLGDETQIGQVLVNVVVNAFHAMADGGRCHLAATTCPADGKRWVDISVRDTGMGIPEEAMPRLFDPFYTTKQGGSGLGLAIAYRIMQDHGGLISVSSAPGSGTSVGLRFPALVTHPRTLEARS, from the coding sequence ATGTTTAGACCCATTCCTGAAGCCCCTTTTTTTCGAAGGGCTCCCTTCCGGCTGATCGCTTCTATTCCGTTCGTCGTTGCCATCGGTGCGATTGTCATCGTCCTCTTGAGCGTGGAAGTCTTCGCCTCTCTTTCGCGTCGGGATGTCATCTTCATGGCAGTGTTTCTCGCTCTCAGCACTGCAGTGAGCACTGCAGCCCTGATCAGTTTTTTGCACTTTGCCAACACCAAGCGAACGCTCGAAGAGGTGAAGGGGCTCGCGAGGAACATTTTGCAGAGCATTCCGACAGGCATCCTGACCGTCAATCGCAGCGGTATCGTCACAGCGGTCAATCCGACTGCCGAAGCGGTGTTGAAACGGCACGCCGCTGATTTGCTCGGGAATTCGTATGAATCCGTGTTTCCCGGCGGTGAAATTATTCGTGAAGCGCTCCACGGAGCACTCAGGAACCATCAGCATATGAGCCAGAGGGATGTGCCGTATGAAGGCCCTAATGGCCGACTTCACACGATTCGTGTCAGCACGGTCGAATTGGTCGGAGATGATCGCCAGCCGGCCGGCATCCTGTTGCAAGCGCAGGATGTCACGGAGTGGCTGGGCCTCGAACAACGGGTTCGCGTCGCCGAAAAGCTTGCCGCCATTCATACCTTGTCCGCCGGAGTGGCACACGAATTACGCAATCCATTAAGCGCAATGGATTTGAACCTCCATCTCCTCGAGCAGGAGTTACGGGAGCCTGCCCCCGTGGCCAGCAGGACCGCCCATTATTTAGAAGTCTTGAACGCGGAATGCCGCCGTCTCTCTGCGATTCTGGACAATTTCATGAGATTCGCGCGTCCCAGCTCCGTCGACACTCGGGAAGTAGACGTTCAACAAGTCATTGAGCATATCGTCGCACTCATGCAGCTTGAAGCACAGGAGCACAAGATCCGCCTTGACTACACGATCGAAAAGGATCTGCCGCCCGTACTTGGTGACGAGACACAGATCGGCCAGGTGTTGGTGAACGTCGTGGTCAATGCCTTCCATGCCATGGCTGACGGTGGGCGCTGTCATCTTGCGGCGACCACATGCCCGGCCGATGGAAAACGCTGGGTGGACATTTCGGTTCGAGACACCGGCATGGGCATACCCGAAGAGGCGATGCCGCGGCTGTTCGATCCCTTCTACACGACCAAACAAGGCGGTTCGGGGCTTGGCCTCGCCATCGCGTACCGGATCATGCAGGACCATGGCGGACTCATCAGTGTTTCGAGTGCGCCGGGAAGTGGAACATCCGTTGGGCTGAGATTTCCTGCTCTTGTCACCCATCCCCGGACACTCGAGGCGAGATCGTGA
- a CDS encoding PAS domain S-box protein, whose translation MKLLAVYGFGIAAAILAGFLRFALEGLLPAGLPFLTFFLAIMLSGWYGGFGPSLMTTLLSALFTDYFLIEPMRSFAIGQPYRLALALYVLEGVLIGFLSSRAKWALDALRESEGRFSRFMQHLPGLAWVKDEAGRYVYVNPSAEAAFGMPKEHIYLKTDEDVFPMATALEFKTNDATVRNSGVALQTIEKMQQHDGYHESLVHKFPIPTDAGHSPMVAGIAIDITAYRRTESALAHSELRFRIMADSAPVLIWMADVTQACTWVNKPWLDFTGRSMNEELGAGWAEGIHPDDQTTCLGIYREAFDARQPFTLEYRLRRHDGVFRWILDNGVPCFFGDGTFTGYIGSCLDITDRKELELFLGQKTERLEAFSAKLEHLINERTADLRQSQIRLRALATELNLAEQRERKRLAAELHDGLAQMLVVARLRLSEVQKLSGVQTDCSERITQVQQELEGCLSYTKTLISNLYPPVLHEFGLASALRWLAEQMKRRNLLVMLDLCEITDLNIPEHQSVLLYQSVRELLINVTKYAGVDTAWVRMYRSESTLFLEVRDAGVGFTAESPDGSATTSTWAAKFGLFSIRERMRALGGALAIQSQVGQGTVATISLPFSTMAMHASPDSVASATLGPRPPTPQGLSKLVVDKIRVMLVDDHAVILQGLRSVLETYPDIEVVGEASDGQIAITKAEQLQPTAIVMDINMPNMNGIDATAHITKRFPQIVVIGLSVNANQRNEELMKEAGAAVLIPKEAAVDKLYQAIEHSVRRSAFDDTTRHVKLDLP comes from the coding sequence ATGAAACTCCTGGCGGTGTACGGATTCGGTATTGCAGCGGCAATTCTTGCCGGCTTCCTCCGTTTCGCACTCGAGGGGCTTCTTCCCGCTGGTCTTCCGTTTCTTACCTTCTTCCTCGCCATCATGTTGTCTGGTTGGTATGGTGGCTTCGGGCCCTCGCTGATGACAACGCTTCTCTCTGCCCTATTTACTGATTATTTTTTGATAGAGCCAATGCGATCGTTTGCGATCGGTCAACCCTACCGGCTGGCCTTGGCTCTGTATGTCCTAGAGGGGGTCCTGATCGGGTTTTTGAGCAGCCGGGCAAAATGGGCGTTAGATGCATTGCGAGAAAGCGAAGGGCGGTTTTCCAGGTTTATGCAGCACCTCCCTGGTCTGGCATGGGTCAAAGATGAAGCCGGCCGGTATGTCTACGTCAATCCATCCGCCGAAGCCGCATTTGGTATGCCAAAGGAACACATCTATCTGAAAACAGATGAAGACGTGTTTCCCATGGCAACAGCGCTCGAGTTTAAGACCAATGATGCAACCGTGAGAAACAGCGGCGTCGCTCTTCAAACGATTGAGAAAATGCAGCAGCACGATGGATATCATGAATCATTGGTCCATAAGTTTCCCATTCCAACCGATGCAGGCCATTCTCCGATGGTCGCGGGGATTGCCATTGATATCACGGCATACCGGCGCACTGAGTCCGCATTGGCGCACAGTGAACTGCGTTTCCGTATCATGGCAGATAGCGCGCCGGTATTGATCTGGATGGCCGATGTGACACAGGCGTGCACGTGGGTGAATAAACCATGGTTGGATTTCACGGGCCGTTCAATGAACGAGGAATTGGGCGCCGGCTGGGCGGAGGGGATTCATCCGGATGATCAAACAACGTGTCTGGGTATCTACAGGGAAGCCTTCGACGCCCGTCAACCGTTCACGCTGGAATACCGATTGCGCCGGCATGACGGCGTGTTCCGTTGGATACTCGACAACGGGGTCCCCTGCTTTTTTGGAGACGGAACGTTTACCGGCTACATCGGTTCCTGTCTCGACATCACTGATCGGAAGGAACTTGAACTGTTCCTTGGCCAGAAGACCGAACGCCTGGAAGCCTTTTCGGCAAAACTCGAGCACCTCATCAACGAGCGCACAGCCGATCTCCGGCAATCCCAGATCCGCCTGCGCGCGCTCGCCACCGAGCTGAACCTTGCGGAGCAACGGGAACGCAAACGCTTAGCTGCGGAACTGCACGACGGTCTGGCGCAGATGTTGGTCGTCGCTCGCCTTCGACTGTCCGAGGTTCAAAAGTTATCCGGCGTGCAAACGGATTGCTCGGAACGTATCACGCAGGTTCAGCAGGAATTAGAGGGGTGTCTCAGCTATACGAAGACGCTCATCTCGAATTTGTATCCGCCGGTCTTACATGAGTTTGGACTAGCCTCTGCCCTGCGATGGCTTGCCGAACAGATGAAGCGAAGGAATCTTCTTGTCATGCTGGACCTCTGTGAGATTACCGATCTCAATATCCCGGAACATCAATCAGTCTTGCTCTACCAATCAGTACGAGAGCTGTTGATCAATGTCACGAAATACGCGGGCGTCGATACTGCGTGGGTCCGAATGTATAGGAGTGAGTCCACCCTGTTCCTCGAAGTGCGCGACGCGGGCGTCGGCTTTACGGCCGAATCGCCTGATGGTTCTGCGACCACCAGCACATGGGCCGCCAAGTTTGGGTTGTTTAGCATTCGAGAGCGAATGAGGGCGTTGGGCGGTGCACTCGCCATACAGTCGCAAGTAGGCCAAGGCACCGTGGCTACCATCAGCCTCCCGTTTAGCACCATGGCGATGCACGCATCGCCGGATTCTGTGGCTTCAGCTACTCTAGGGCCTCGACCACCCACCCCCCAGGGATTGTCGAAGCTTGTCGTCGATAAAATTCGTGTCATGCTCGTAGATGATCATGCAGTCATTCTCCAGGGACTTCGGAGTGTGCTCGAAACCTATCCGGACATTGAAGTCGTGGGAGAAGCGTCCGATGGACAGATCGCCATTACCAAGGCCGAGCAGTTACAACCGACCGCCATTGTGATGGACATCAATATGCCCAACATGAATGGCATCGACGCCACCGCGCATATTACGAAGCGATTTCCTCAGATCGTGGTAATCGGCCTCTCGGTGAATGCGAATCAGCGAAATGAAGAACTGATGAAGGAAGCCGGTGCGGCAGTACTCATTCCGAAAGAAGCTGCTGTGGATAAGCTCTACCAGGCTATTGAGCATTCGGTAAGAAGGAGCGCGTTCGACGACACTACACGCCACGTCAAACTTGATTTACCTTGA
- a CDS encoding response regulator: protein MAPVNPSVLIVDDNPDICQAVQDLLEHEGYLVQSVSTGVEALARATHQHFDTIILDVGLPDQDGLSILPVLKKADPRVPVLILSALPTKERKAQAIQLGAFAWLDKPFDREELKAMLRGAIGPAAAVREEHMERRLLRSQIEQQALLDLIPAMVWYKDTHNCIVRANRRAAESINKTVAEIEGQSTYALYPEEAEQYYQDDLVVITSGQSKLGIVELYQTASGEKRWVQTDKVPYRDRQGTIMGVLVLAQDITERRRAEETLRESHELFRQLTEHIREVFWMTDPAKTQTIYISPAYEDIWGRTCSSLYASPQSWLDAIHPDDLPRIRQARLTQQIPGAYDVEYRIIRPDGTIRWIWDRAFPIRDQAGLVYRIAGIAEDITAQKNPLSPLPTLT, encoded by the coding sequence ATGGCCCCTGTTAATCCCTCTGTGCTCATTGTGGATGATAATCCGGACATCTGTCAGGCCGTCCAGGATCTCTTGGAGCATGAGGGCTACCTGGTGCAGTCCGTTTCCACCGGAGTGGAGGCGCTTGCCAGAGCGACGCACCAGCACTTTGACACCATAATCTTAGATGTGGGATTGCCCGATCAAGATGGCCTCTCGATACTCCCGGTCTTGAAAAAAGCCGATCCACGAGTGCCTGTCCTCATCCTATCAGCCCTCCCCACCAAGGAGCGGAAAGCACAGGCAATCCAGCTCGGCGCGTTTGCCTGGCTTGATAAGCCCTTTGACCGAGAGGAACTCAAGGCGATGCTGCGCGGCGCGATCGGTCCGGCCGCGGCGGTCCGAGAGGAACACATGGAACGAAGGCTGCTTCGGTCTCAGATCGAACAGCAGGCGTTGTTGGACTTGATTCCGGCCATGGTGTGGTACAAGGACACTCACAACTGCATCGTGCGGGCGAATCGACGAGCGGCAGAATCCATCAACAAGACGGTGGCGGAAATCGAAGGCCAGTCCACCTATGCGCTCTATCCCGAGGAAGCGGAACAATATTACCAGGATGATCTGGTGGTGATTACATCGGGCCAGTCCAAACTCGGCATCGTCGAGTTGTATCAAACGGCCTCGGGAGAGAAGCGCTGGGTGCAAACCGATAAAGTGCCCTACCGTGATAGACAAGGGACGATCATGGGGGTTCTGGTGTTGGCCCAGGACATTACCGAGCGCCGGCGCGCGGAAGAGACATTGCGGGAAAGCCATGAGCTGTTCAGGCAATTGACCGAGCACATTCGAGAGGTTTTTTGGATGACCGATCCGGCAAAAACGCAAACGATTTACATTAGTCCTGCCTATGAGGACATCTGGGGACGCACCTGCAGCAGCCTGTATGCGTCTCCGCAGTCCTGGCTGGACGCGATCCATCCCGATGACCTACCTCGCATCCGGCAAGCCAGGCTCACGCAACAGATCCCTGGAGCCTACGACGTTGAGTACCGCATCATTCGGCCAGACGGGACCATCCGCTGGATTTGGGATAGAGCTTTCCCGATTCGCGATCAGGCAGGCCTGGTATATCGGATCGCCGGGATTGCGGAGGATATCACTGCACAAAAAAACCCTCTGAGCCCACTGCCGACCCTGACCTAG